CACGACTTGTACCTCCTGCCCCTGCTTGACGGAGGAGAGGATGGCGTAGTTCGTCCCTGGCCCCGAGCGCACGTTCGCGCCGTACACACTGACCGTATACCACGGCGCCGATGATGCGGCCGCTTGCGTCGAGTTGGCTGTTGCTCCTGCCGCTTCGTTGGACGCGGCGGATCCACCGCTGGTCGTCGCGTTCGTCGTCTGACTGGCGCCGCCGGAGGTCGAGTTTGTGGTGCCTGCCGTCGAGTTGGCGGGCGGCGTCCAGTTTTCCGTCACGGAGGGAGCTTGAACGGGGTTGGACTGCACGACGCCATTCTGGAAGAACTGATTTGCGGCCCATACGGCTTCGGCCGGGTTCACAATCCAGTAGCTGGAGTCTCCCGGATAGGATGGATTGTGAAACGATCCCGGCAGGGTTTCGTGAATGATTTTGTACGACTTGAACTGGTTGGCGTCTGAAGCGAGACTCAGCACGTTCACCAGGCTCATGTCGGTGTCGATGGTTCCCCAGAACTCGCGGATGAGGGTGGGAAGTTTCGGGATGTTGGCCGGCTCAAGCAGTTTGTCTGCCAAGGCCGTCAAAAATTCCTGCTGACGTTCCGTCCGCCCGATGTCACCGAGTGGGTCCTCCCGGAAACGGACAAAACCGAGCGCCTGAACGCCATTGAGTGTCTGTACGCCCGGTTTCAGGTTGATGATGTTCCACTGTTTGTCGCCGGTGTTGTAATACATCCGTTCTGGCACATCGACCGTGATGCCGCCCAGCGTGTTGATGATGTCCACCAAGCCGCCGAAGTGGGTGAGGGCGTAGTGGTCAATCGGCTGGTGGATTAGACCGTACACCATGTTGATGGTCATTTGGGGTCCGCCGAGGTCGAGTGCTTCATTGATTTTCCCAACAGAACCGTCGGGAAACTGCACTTTCGTATCGCGCGGGATGGACAGCAATTCAATCCGTTTGTGCTTGGGGTCAATGCTGCACAATATGAGGACATCTGTATTGCCGCCCGTTTGTCCCGGGCGCGTGTCCGTACCAATCAACAGGATATTGGTGCGCTCCTGGTCGTCGGCAGTCTTTTTCATCGTAACGGGTTTTACGCTGTATTTTGAGGTTGCCGAGGACAGCGGCCGCGTCATGTAGTAATACGCTGCGCCCGCGCCGCCGAGAACGACTACGCAAACGGCGGACCACAGGAAGAACTTGCGCGGCCTCCGCCTTGATGGATTCTCCCGCTTGTCCTTTTGGCGGTGTCGACCTGCCATGAAATCCGTTCTCCCCTTTTGTGCGTTCCGAGCGCATCCACAGACCCGGTTTGATTTTCAATAGTATGGGCGGTTCTTGTCGAGTTATGTCTATTTTACACAGATTCTATCATTCTGAAAAGATGGGCACGCTCCCACCTGCAACTGTCATAGAGGTGTTGGAGGATTCTGAAAGACCACTTGCGGTTTTGTCCATCGTATCGCACAATATTCTTTACATATTAAAAAGTGTGAGATCGAACGGGGTAGGCGTGGATCGCGTTCCATGGGGGTTGCGAACATGGATTTTGATCCGATGAACAGAAATGGGGATGGACCTGGCCGGCCGAAGTCGCCCGTGACCAGCTATCACCGCTTGGTGCGGGACCGGATTCCGGAGATTATCGAGTCAATGGGAAACATCGCGATCTGGCGCGAACTGGACGGCGACGCGTTTGCCCAGGCGCTGCTGGACACGGTCGTGCGCGCCAGTGAGCAATTTGCCGGCACCGAAAGTCTCGAGTCGCTGGCGGATGTGCTGGAGTGTATCGATGCGTGGCTGGACGTACGCGGGCTGACGATGGAGGATGTGTCCCGTGCGCGGGCCGAGCGGCGCAAGCGCTGCGGCGGGTACGAACGGCGCCGGTTCCTGGAACAAGTCGCACACGGCGCGGACAATGAGCATTGGCGGTACAAGGACCGGAGCTGCTGAGCGCAATGAAAAGCCACGGGGCTGCAATCCCGTGGCTTTTCAGGCAGCGCCGCTATTCGTGGTGGCCTGTCCAGGGCAAGTTCAGGATTTCATTGCACTGGATACAAATGTACCGGTACTGTTCTCTCACCGTTCGTGCCGGCAGCGGTAGATCGTCACGAATCACGACGCTCGAGTCCAATTCAACGATATGCTCTTCGCGAAATTTGGTTCCGCCGCACTTTGGACATTGAATTTCATGAACAGCTGATGCCATCGGCGTTTCCCCTCTTTCTGCTGATGCCGAAGATACGAGTGCGATCTGCCTCATTATACAGAAGCACGGCGGACAACGACAACCGCGCGGGTCCAGAATGTTATAATGCAAGGTGTAGGAGGCGTGCCATGGTTGTACGTGTGGGCACTTGCGCGTGGGCAGACCATGAGGACTTTTATCCGCGGTCGGTTAAGCCGGAGGAGCGGCTGGCGTTCTACGCGCGGTATTTCTCGGTGGTCGAAGTCGACAGCACGTACTATCGGATTCCGGCGCCGCGCACGGTTGAACATTGGGCCGAGATCACACCGGACGGTTTTGTGTTTGATGTGAAGGCGCACCGCACGCTCACCTTTCACGACCGGGGCCGGGTGGATGAGGACACGCGCTGCCGCGATGCGGCCTTGTTTGAAGCGGCCGTGGCCCCGCTCGCAGCCGCAGGCAAGCTGGGCTTGCTGGTGTTTCAGTATCCGCCCTGGTTTGTTGCCTCGGAGGCAAACCAGCGCCGCGTGGAATCCATGCGGGAGCGGTACCGTGACTTTGTGGTTGCGGTAGAATTCCGAAACCGCTCGTGGTGGCAAGGTCCGCGGGCGGATGCAAGTGAACGCTGGCTCAGGTCGCTGGGACTGGTAAATGTGGTCTGTGACGAGCCGCAAGCGGGATTTGGCAGCATTCCCTTTGTGCCGGCTGTCACGAATCGCTTGGGCGTGGTGTTTCGCCTGCACGGTCGCAACGAGTCCACCTGGTATCAGAAGGGGTTGACTTCATCGGCACAGCGGTTCGACTACTTGTACACGCCGCAGGAGCTGCAGGCGTTTGTCCCAGTGGTGCAACGCTTTGCGGATGAGGCCTCTGAGGTACATATCTTGATGAACAACAATCAAGGCGACTATGCCGTCCGCAACGCGCTGGACTGGACTCGCCTGTTGTCGCTGCCGGTCCCAGGCGATGTCACGGACCTGCCGGGACAGCAAATCCGGTTGTTCTGACAGGAACAATGTTGAAAGAACGGAGGCTCCGCATGAATCAGGTATTGCCGGACTGGATGTTTGCGGCTTGCGCCATTGGCGTGTATGAGCTGTGCAACCTCATTGCGACGCACTTTCATACACCGCGCGTCCGCTGGCTGGGTGTGGCGCTGGCGTTGCTGAGTCTGGCGGTGGTCGGGGTGCGCTACCTGATTCGCTATCTTCGCCGCGACAAAAACCCAGCCCCGCCGGATCCGGATGAGTGGAAGCACTATTGAACACCTGCACATCGAAATGACGAGAGGGAGATGACCATGGGAGAGGTACGGATTGAGCGCGAACAGGAAATCGCGGTATTGACGCTGGATAATCCACCGATGAACGTGTTGAGCCTGGATATGAGCCGCCAGATTCTGGAGGC
Above is a genomic segment from Alicyclobacillus cycloheptanicus containing:
- a CDS encoding DUF72 domain-containing protein, whose translation is MVVRVGTCAWADHEDFYPRSVKPEERLAFYARYFSVVEVDSTYYRIPAPRTVEHWAEITPDGFVFDVKAHRTLTFHDRGRVDEDTRCRDAALFEAAVAPLAAAGKLGLLVFQYPPWFVASEANQRRVESMRERYRDFVVAVEFRNRSWWQGPRADASERWLRSLGLVNVVCDEPQAGFGSIPFVPAVTNRLGVVFRLHGRNESTWYQKGLTSSAQRFDYLYTPQELQAFVPVVQRFADEASEVHILMNNNQGDYAVRNALDWTRLLSLPVPGDVTDLPGQQIRLF
- a CDS encoding nucleoside triphosphate pyrophosphohydrolase yields the protein MDFDPMNRNGDGPGRPKSPVTSYHRLVRDRIPEIIESMGNIAIWRELDGDAFAQALLDTVVRASEQFAGTESLESLADVLECIDAWLDVRGLTMEDVSRARAERRKRCGGYERRRFLEQVAHGADNEHWRYKDRSC
- a CDS encoding LCP family protein yields the protein MAGRHRQKDKRENPSRRRPRKFFLWSAVCVVVLGGAGAAYYYMTRPLSSATSKYSVKPVTMKKTADDQERTNILLIGTDTRPGQTGGNTDVLILCSIDPKHKRIELLSIPRDTKVQFPDGSVGKINEALDLGGPQMTINMVYGLIHQPIDHYALTHFGGLVDIINTLGGITVDVPERMYYNTGDKQWNIINLKPGVQTLNGVQALGFVRFREDPLGDIGRTERQQEFLTALADKLLEPANIPKLPTLIREFWGTIDTDMSLVNVLSLASDANQFKSYKIIHETLPGSFHNPSYPGDSSYWIVNPAEAVWAANQFFQNGVVQSNPVQAPSVTENWTPPANSTAGTTNSTSGGASQTTNATTSGGSAASNEAAGATANSTQAAASSAPWYTVSVYGANVRSGPGTNYAILSSVKQGQEVQVVGTSGDWDEVEFGDGETGYIANWLVTPDAGTSQ